The Armatimonadota bacterium genome contains a region encoding:
- a CDS encoding DinB family protein: MISKDLEALPESAFTQKFGPKTRTVADIIFEINLVNDHIGMMVRGEEPFEWPESGWICAPEDFASKQVVIDAFMKSSGKILETIESMSEEEICGTITTERGETTRYERFQFMAMHMWYHSGQFNYIQTLLGDDDWHW, from the coding sequence TTGATCTCGAAGGATCTGGAGGCACTACCAGAATCGGCCTTTACTCAAAAGTTCGGACCGAAAACGCGCACCGTCGCAGACATCATTTTTGAGATCAATTTGGTCAATGATCACATCGGGATGATGGTCCGCGGCGAAGAACCTTTTGAATGGCCTGAAAGCGGCTGGATTTGCGCTCCGGAGGATTTCGCATCGAAGCAAGTTGTCATCGATGCCTTCATGAAGTCTTCTGGCAAGATTCTGGAAACCATCGAATCGATGTCAGAAGAGGAAATCTGCGGGACAATCACCACCGAGCGCGGGGAGACCACTCGGTATGAGCGGTTCCAGTTCATGGCGATGCACATGTGGTACCACAGCGGCCAGTTTAACTACATCCAGACTCTGCTCGGCGACGACGACTGGCATTGGTGA
- a CDS encoding RNA-binding S4 domain-containing protein — translation MSTQKPFQLRGEYITLGQLLKAIGAVDRGSDVKELLYDFEFFVNGEPENRRGRKLRAGDVVSTPDGEFKIE, via the coding sequence ATGTCAACTCAAAAACCTTTTCAACTTCGCGGCGAGTACATCACCCTGGGCCAACTTCTAAAGGCGATTGGCGCCGTAGACCGCGGCTCCGACGTCAAGGAACTTCTCTACGACTTCGAGTTCTTTGTAAACGGGGAGCCTGAAAACCGGCGTGGCAGAAAGTTGCGGGCTGGCGATGTCGTTTCCACCCCCGATGGCGAATTCAAAATTGAGTAA
- a CDS encoding ABC transporter ATP-binding protein, with amino-acid sequence MDSGLPRLWKYASRHRPKVVLATIYTTLGKVMDVAPEILIGVVIDVIVRGKESFVATQFGIADRWQQLLILAAINAVVWILESTFGYLSTLAWRDISQTLQHEIRTELYDHVQHLEVAYFEDATSGGLMAVLNDDINQLERFLDGGAASIIELFWNIILVGAVFAVNSLILTLCAFIPIPIIVTGSVLYQKKLLPLYSRVREAVSELSATLSTNLGGITTIKAFTAEDRETRRLTQVSEDYLQANRDAIKFSSAFVPLIRMVILSGFTCTLVIGGWLVLNGRLQVGSYSVLVFMTQRLLWPMTRLGETLDQYQRAMASTRRIFGLMDVQPSMVSGTMALPLPVRGALAFQDVSFNYSDGKPILSEINLTVPAGETHAIVGPTGAGKSTILRLLLRFYDPVIGTVTLDGVDVRQISNSSLRGAMGYVSQDVFLFHGTVHENIAYGRPDASLEQVQEAAKLAEAHDFITQLPHGYDTVVGERGQKLSGGQRQRLSLARAILRDPALLILDEATSAVDNETEAAIQRSLAIVTKDRTSIVIAHRLSTIRHADRIWVLESGKLIESGKHDELVGRGGLYAALWRVQTGEANG; translated from the coding sequence ATGGATTCTGGCCTCCCCCGATTGTGGAAATACGCGTCTAGGCACCGGCCCAAGGTCGTGCTGGCGACGATTTACACCACACTCGGCAAGGTGATGGACGTTGCTCCCGAGATTCTGATCGGCGTCGTTATCGATGTGATCGTCCGAGGGAAAGAGTCCTTTGTCGCCACTCAGTTCGGAATCGCAGACCGGTGGCAGCAGCTCCTCATTTTGGCGGCAATCAATGCGGTCGTCTGGATCCTAGAATCGACCTTCGGCTATCTGAGCACCCTCGCCTGGCGAGACATCAGCCAGACATTGCAGCACGAGATACGCACGGAACTGTACGACCATGTTCAGCACCTTGAGGTCGCGTACTTCGAGGACGCGACGAGCGGTGGGTTGATGGCAGTCCTGAATGACGACATTAACCAGCTAGAGCGGTTTCTCGACGGAGGCGCGGCGAGCATCATCGAGCTTTTCTGGAACATCATCCTCGTCGGCGCAGTTTTCGCGGTGAACTCACTGATCCTCACTCTCTGCGCGTTCATCCCGATTCCGATCATCGTCACCGGTTCTGTCCTTTACCAAAAGAAGTTATTGCCGCTTTATTCTCGTGTCCGAGAGGCGGTCTCCGAACTGAGTGCGACTCTCAGCACAAATCTTGGCGGCATCACTACTATCAAGGCTTTTACCGCCGAAGACCGCGAAACCAGACGACTCACTCAAGTCAGCGAAGATTATCTTCAAGCGAACCGAGACGCTATCAAGTTCAGTTCGGCGTTTGTGCCCCTGATCCGAATGGTGATCCTCTCGGGATTCACCTGCACGCTGGTCATCGGAGGTTGGCTTGTGCTGAATGGTCGGCTTCAAGTTGGCTCGTATTCGGTGCTGGTGTTCATGACCCAGAGATTGCTTTGGCCGATGACGCGGCTAGGGGAAACCCTTGACCAATATCAACGCGCGATGGCTTCCACGCGCCGGATTTTTGGACTCATGGACGTGCAACCTTCGATGGTTTCGGGAACGATGGCTCTTCCCTTGCCTGTTCGTGGTGCGCTCGCCTTCCAGGATGTGTCGTTCAATTATTCGGACGGCAAGCCGATCCTGAGTGAAATCAATCTCACCGTACCAGCCGGCGAAACCCACGCCATTGTTGGACCAACCGGGGCTGGCAAGTCCACCATTCTGCGACTACTTCTGAGGTTTTACGATCCCGTCATTGGAACGGTCACTCTTGACGGAGTGGACGTGCGGCAGATATCGAACTCCAGTTTGCGGGGCGCGATGGGCTATGTCAGTCAAGATGTTTTTCTGTTTCACGGCACCGTCCACGAGAACATCGCTTACGGTCGGCCGGATGCCAGTCTGGAGCAGGTACAGGAGGCAGCAAAGCTAGCCGAAGCTCATGATTTCATCACGCAATTGCCACATGGATACGATACGGTAGTTGGAGAGCGCGGGCAAAAGCTCAGTGGAGGACAACGCCAACGGCTCTCCCTCGCCCGGGCGATTTTGCGCGATCCAGCGTTGCTGATTCTCGACGAAGCCACATCGGCTGTGGACAACGAAACCGAGGCGGCGATTCAGCGATCTTTGGCGATCGTCACCAAGGACCGAACTTCCATCGTGATCGCTCACAGATTGAGCACCATCCGCCACGCAGACCGAATCTGGGTGCTTGAGTCAGGAAAGCTAATCGAATCTGGCAAACACGACGAACTTGTCGGAAGGGGCGGGCTTTATGCGGCGCTTTGGCGAGTTCAGACTGGCGAGGCAAATGGATAA
- a CDS encoding PEP-CTERM sorting domain-containing protein, whose amino-acid sequence MRIITPALVVAAVALGAAANATTQLKFTGMQLANANSATIKVMPKAPVNVKVGALLFTNGSATLKTYCADATSFLDHSFHGYSSLTLSQNGNTNQAKAARIIAKYFDTATSKDQQAGLQLAIWSALYNGGTAFSAVGPTFKAWNVNSSSLNYAAQYFGAANQGASLNKVVTFYQTSAQGGQSQLTVSTVPEPMSMAALGLGLVGLVRRRRNAR is encoded by the coding sequence ATGCGAATCATAACCCCTGCCTTAGTCGTTGCCGCAGTCGCCCTTGGCGCTGCCGCGAATGCAACGACCCAACTGAAGTTCACTGGCATGCAGTTGGCCAACGCCAATTCAGCAACCATCAAGGTGATGCCAAAGGCACCAGTCAACGTCAAGGTTGGCGCACTGCTTTTCACCAATGGTTCAGCGACCCTCAAAACCTACTGCGCAGACGCCACAAGCTTCTTGGATCACTCTTTCCACGGCTACAGCTCATTGACCCTCAGCCAGAACGGTAACACCAACCAGGCGAAGGCTGCTCGAATCATTGCCAAGTACTTCGATACAGCCACTTCGAAGGATCAACAAGCTGGTCTGCAATTGGCAATCTGGTCGGCACTTTACAATGGCGGCACCGCATTCAGCGCTGTTGGCCCAACCTTCAAGGCTTGGAACGTCAATTCCAGCTCGCTCAACTACGCTGCTCAGTACTTTGGCGCAGCAAACCAAGGCGCAAGCTTGAACAAGGTTGTGACCTTCTACCAGACTTCTGCTCAAGGCGGACAGTCGCAGCTGACCGTCAGCACGGTTCCAGAACCAATGAGCATGGCCGCTCTCGGCCTCGGCTTGGTTGGCTTGGTCCGACGACGACGAAACGCTCGATAA